From a region of the Pecten maximus chromosome 18, xPecMax1.1, whole genome shotgun sequence genome:
- the LOC117316947 gene encoding uncharacterized protein LOC117316947, with translation MKIILYLFYWNPPLVYQMIYVAMLAYLPGTGATNMESTNTSHNHVDLDVLQRSVRLFVSGSRRQTVTRFEIVKLLLAAGVPGKEIVSVFRLEAPNAWFVTLNSEDLVDDVVGKGPMRQPHFTLSPERCDQRRLSLRVQWLPTWISDDAIAAYFHQLYGKVINISRETTTVGTVLLETGTREITMVIREGDQDRIPYRARLFGKVALIMVPGRPPICLRCQQVGHVRSQCPGRSEPTTRVSYAKAAQSSESLTEQSTPASPEVAAASPSAGGSGPVSSPPVPESGPTASPSPGGSGADVSIKRPIREIDEDGFQVSKKGRHTPRSPMILSNGDIMPGQYTPEEDSDMEDDADQSGDNLVIDEDSSGVV, from the coding sequence ATGAAAATCATACTGTACCTGTTTTATTGGAACCCGCCTTTAGTATATCAGATGATATATGTGGCAATGCTAGcatacttacctggtacaggGGCAACCAATATGGAATCCACCAATACCAGTCATAATCATGTCGATTTAGACGTGTTGCAGAGGTCCGTGCGCTTGTTTGTTTCCGGGTCCAGGAGACAAACAGTTACACGTTTTGAAATAGTGAAGCTGTTGCTGGCCGCTGGTGTTCCTGGGAAGGAGATAGTTTCCGTTTTTAGATTAGAGGCACCCAACGCATGGTTCGTGACCTTGAACTCGGAAGATCTCGTTGATGACGTGGTTGGGAAGGGACCGATGAGACAGCCACATTTTACCTTGTCTCCAGAGCGTTGTGACCAACGCCGCCTATCTCTCCGGGTCCAATGGTTGCCCACCTGGATATCAGATGATGCCATTGCTGCGTATTTTCATCAACTGTATGGCAAGGTTATTAAcatttcaagggagacaacgACAGTTGGCACAGTTTTATTGGAAACCGGTACGAGGGAGATAACCATGGTAATCAGAGAGGGTGACCAAGACAGGATCCCTTACAGAGCCCGACTGTTTGGCAAAGTGGCCCTTATCATGGTACCTGGACGACCTCCGATATGCCTACGGTGTCAGCAGGTGGGACATGTGCGTTCCCAATGTCCCGGGAGATCCGAACCGACGACTCGGGTGTCTTACGCTAAGGCAGCCCAGTCGTCGGAGTCTCTGACTGAGCAGAGCACACCAGCTAGCCCTGAAGTTGCTGCCGCGAGCCCCTCAGCCGGAGGGAGCGGTCCTGTGTCAAGTCCACCGGTTCCAGAGAGTGGTCCGACCGCGAGCCCCTCGCCCGGAGGGAGCGGTGCAGATGTATCGATTAAGCGGCCTATTCGGGAGATTGATGAGGACGGGTTTCAAGTGTCGAAGAAGGGGCGCCACACTCCTCGTTCGCCGATGATACTCTCCAACGGAGATATCATGCCCGGACAGTATACCCCAGAGGAGGACAGTGACATGGAGGATGATGCTGATCAGTCAGGAGACAACCTCGTGATTGACGAGGATTCGTCCGGAGTTGTTTGA